A window of the Streptomyces formicae genome harbors these coding sequences:
- a CDS encoding PfkB family carbohydrate kinase gives MTTPDGEHQHTPGVPPLGRRVDPLGALRAPGDPEWDVFLTGTVFLDIIFTGLASAPVRGTESWARGMGSSPGGVANMATALARLGLRTSLAAAFGDDHYGEYCWDALEQGEGIDLSMSRTIPGWHSPVTVSMAYEDERTMVSHGHEAPPPETPGDDAAPLARSGPPRARAAVASLTAGRRQRWIADTAAHGARIFADTGWDDTGRWELAALPDLELCEAFLPNAQEAMRYTRTACPRAAARALAEKVPLAVVTLGAEGACAVDGATGETAEVPAIEVEALDPTGAGDVFVAGFVTGTLAGWPLADRLAFAGLTAALSVQEFGGSLSAPGWSEVAAWWQYVQGCSDQDPEALARYAFLGGLLPETWHPWPRARAVPTIGFGRCG, from the coding sequence GTGACCACCCCCGACGGAGAGCACCAACACACCCCCGGCGTCCCCCCGTTGGGCCGGCGCGTCGACCCGCTCGGTGCGCTGCGCGCCCCGGGCGACCCCGAGTGGGACGTCTTCCTCACCGGCACGGTCTTCCTCGACATCATCTTCACCGGCCTCGCCAGCGCCCCCGTCCGCGGCACCGAGTCCTGGGCCCGCGGCATGGGCTCCAGCCCCGGCGGGGTCGCCAACATGGCCACCGCGCTCGCCCGCCTCGGCCTGCGCACCTCCCTCGCCGCCGCCTTCGGCGACGACCACTACGGCGAGTACTGCTGGGACGCGCTCGAACAGGGCGAGGGCATCGACCTGTCGATGTCCCGCACCATCCCCGGCTGGCACTCCCCGGTGACCGTCTCCATGGCGTACGAGGACGAGCGGACGATGGTCTCCCACGGCCACGAGGCCCCGCCGCCCGAAACCCCCGGCGACGACGCCGCCCCGCTGGCGCGCAGCGGCCCGCCGCGTGCCCGGGCCGCCGTCGCCTCCCTCACGGCGGGCCGCCGCCAGCGCTGGATCGCGGACACGGCCGCCCACGGTGCCCGGATCTTCGCCGACACCGGCTGGGACGACACCGGCCGCTGGGAGCTCGCTGCCCTGCCCGACCTCGAGCTGTGCGAGGCGTTCCTGCCCAACGCCCAGGAGGCGATGCGCTACACCCGCACGGCGTGCCCCCGCGCCGCCGCCAGGGCGCTGGCCGAGAAGGTGCCGCTCGCCGTCGTCACGCTCGGTGCGGAGGGCGCCTGCGCGGTCGACGGCGCCACCGGCGAGACCGCGGAGGTCCCGGCGATCGAGGTGGAGGCGCTGGACCCGACCGGCGCGGGCGACGTCTTCGTGGCCGGATTCGTCACGGGTACGCTCGCGGGCTGGCCGCTCGCCGACCGGCTGGCCTTCGCCGGGCTGACCGCCGCGCTGTCGGTGCAGGAGTTCGGCGGGTCGCTCTCCGCCCCCGGCTGGTCGGAGGTGGCGGCCTGGTGGCAGTACGTGCAGGGGTGCTCCGACCAGGACCCGGAGGCGCTGGCCAGGTACGCCTTCCTGGGCGGGCTGCTGCCCGAGACCTGGCACCCCTGGCCGCGGGCCCGCGCGGTCCCCACGATCGGCTTCGGCCGCTGCGGATGA
- a CDS encoding 16S rRNA (uracil(1498)-N(3))-methyltransferase, with amino-acid sequence MTAPVFVVEDFRAASGGRFVLEGPEGRHAVSVKRLRPGEDVVLTDGAGRWADCVVLDTEGKDRLVVQLDSVHEEPEEAPRITVVQALPKGDRGELAVETMTETGVDAIVPWAAARCITQWKGDRGAKSLAKWRATAREAGKQSRRVRFPEVAEAATTGQVAQLLAGADFAAVLHEEGSEPLATAPLPTTGALVLVVGPEGGVSPQELAVFAEAGAKPYRLGRSVLRTSTAGTAAAALLLGRTGRWS; translated from the coding sequence GTGACCGCGCCCGTCTTCGTCGTCGAGGACTTCCGCGCGGCCAGCGGCGGCCGGTTCGTGCTCGAAGGCCCCGAGGGGCGGCACGCCGTCTCCGTGAAGCGGCTGCGGCCCGGAGAGGACGTCGTCCTGACCGACGGCGCCGGCCGCTGGGCGGACTGCGTGGTCCTGGACACCGAGGGCAAGGACCGGCTCGTCGTACAGCTGGACTCGGTGCACGAGGAGCCGGAGGAGGCGCCCCGCATCACCGTCGTCCAGGCCCTGCCCAAGGGCGACCGCGGCGAGCTCGCCGTCGAGACCATGACCGAGACCGGCGTCGACGCGATCGTGCCGTGGGCCGCGGCCCGCTGCATCACCCAGTGGAAGGGCGACCGCGGCGCCAAGTCCCTGGCGAAATGGCGTGCCACCGCCCGCGAGGCGGGCAAGCAGTCGCGGCGCGTCCGCTTCCCGGAGGTCGCGGAGGCCGCCACCACCGGACAGGTGGCTCAGCTGCTCGCCGGCGCGGACTTCGCGGCCGTCCTGCACGAGGAGGGCTCCGAACCCCTCGCCACCGCCCCGCTCCCCACCACCGGCGCCCTCGTGCTCGTGGTCGGGCCCGAAGGCGGCGTGTCACCGCAGGAGCTGGCCGTCTTCGCGGAGGCGGGCGCCAAGCCGTACCGTCTCGGCCGGAGCGTCCTGCGCACCTCCACCGCCGGCACGGCAGCGGCGGCGCTGCTGCTCGGCCGTACCGGCCGCTGGTCCTGA
- the dnaJ gene encoding molecular chaperone DnaJ, whose product MATDYYAVLGVRRDASQDEIKKAFRRLARELHPDVNPDPKTQERFKEINAAYEVLSDPQKKQVYDLGGDPLSAAGGAGAGAGGFGAGGFGNFSDIMDAFFGTASQRGPRSRTRRGQDAMIRLEVELSEAAFGTTKDIQVDTAVVCTTCSGEGAAPGTSAQTCDMCRGRGEVSQVTRSFLGQVMTSRPCPQCQGFGTVVPTPCPECAGDGRVRSRRTLTVKIPAGVDNGTRIQLAGEGEVGPGGGPAGDLYVEIHELPHPVFQRRGDDLHCTVTIPMTAGALGTKVPLETLDGMEEVDIRPGTQSGQSIPLHGRGVTHLRGGGRGDLIVHVEVQTPSKLDPEQERLLRELAQLRGEERPTGQFQPGQQGLFSRLKDAFNGR is encoded by the coding sequence GTGGCCACGGACTACTACGCCGTGCTCGGCGTGCGCCGCGACGCATCTCAGGACGAGATCAAGAAGGCTTTCCGGCGGCTGGCGCGGGAGCTCCACCCGGACGTGAATCCGGACCCGAAGACGCAGGAGCGCTTCAAGGAGATCAACGCGGCCTACGAGGTGCTGTCGGACCCGCAGAAGAAGCAGGTCTACGACCTCGGCGGCGACCCGCTGTCCGCCGCCGGCGGCGCCGGTGCGGGCGCGGGCGGCTTCGGCGCGGGTGGCTTCGGCAACTTCTCCGACATCATGGACGCCTTCTTCGGCACGGCGTCTCAGCGCGGGCCGAGGTCGCGGACGCGGCGCGGCCAGGACGCGATGATCCGGCTGGAGGTCGAGCTCAGCGAGGCGGCCTTCGGCACGACGAAGGACATCCAGGTCGACACGGCCGTCGTGTGCACGACCTGCTCGGGCGAGGGTGCCGCGCCCGGCACGTCGGCGCAGACATGTGACATGTGCCGCGGCCGCGGTGAGGTGTCGCAGGTCACCCGGTCCTTCCTGGGCCAGGTCATGACCTCGCGGCCGTGCCCGCAGTGCCAGGGCTTCGGGACCGTGGTCCCGACGCCGTGCCCGGAGTGCGCGGGCGACGGCCGGGTCCGGTCGCGCCGCACCCTGACCGTGAAGATCCCGGCCGGTGTCGACAACGGCACCCGTATCCAGCTCGCGGGCGAGGGCGAGGTCGGCCCCGGCGGCGGGCCCGCCGGTGATCTGTACGTCGAGATCCACGAGCTGCCGCACCCGGTGTTCCAGCGGCGCGGCGACGATCTGCACTGCACGGTGACGATCCCGATGACGGCGGGCGCGCTCGGCACGAAGGTGCCGCTGGAGACGCTCGACGGCATGGAGGAGGTCGACATCCGGCCCGGCACCCAGTCCGGCCAGTCGATCCCGCTGCACGGGCGGGGCGTGACCCACCTGCGCGGCGGAGGCCGCGGTGACCTCATCGTCCACGTCGAGGTGCAGACCCCGTCGAAGCTGGACCCGGAGCAGGAGCGGCTCCTGCGGGAGCTGGCGCAGCTGCGCGGCGAGGAGCGGCCGACGGGCCAGTTCCAGCCGGGGCAGCAGGGGCTGTTCTCCCGCCTGAAGGACGCGTTCAACGGCCGCTGA
- a CDS encoding MFS transporter, translated as MPSRTRAAWPLVAVFAAGYLAAYLLPTVVGRLSAGLGLTPAEAGLVGSTLLLHSAVAGFALASRVERYGPRRLSRAGLLLAVGGYGAATLTSYVPLVVAGVAVGGLGSGTATAVAAAGIAAQRDPHRASSLGLLAVSATAGALYLTLPRLGGGHVLPFVALAAAAVVVWPATGRLDGAGGAGGSAAVPVAAAVRAPLPRRRTGAVLAAAMFCWSMAQNALWGVSGRIGTTQAGLSEVTVGAVFAVGLGAGLAGVIGAGALGARLGRAVPIGAGTALIGGCIVVSSSARGLVDFAVGEVLWNLFYPVVLSYLIGLAASLDPRGRWAVLVGSASSLGVACGPVTGSLLSEHAGYPGMGLVLCGLLLVVAAPMTAVALHTSGRPLVPGAVRRRGGNPAAVVAGAAPSGTRVPQIGAPEQQVAEIPPPLRPRRRAVRDRASKALAS; from the coding sequence ATGCCTTCGCGCACGCGCGCCGCGTGGCCCCTGGTCGCCGTCTTCGCCGCCGGCTACCTCGCCGCGTACCTCCTGCCGACCGTCGTCGGACGGCTCTCCGCCGGACTCGGACTCACCCCCGCCGAAGCCGGACTCGTGGGCTCCACGCTGCTGCTCCATTCCGCCGTCGCCGGCTTCGCCCTGGCGTCGCGGGTGGAGCGGTACGGGCCGCGGCGGCTGTCCCGCGCGGGCCTGCTGCTGGCCGTCGGCGGGTACGGCGCCGCCACGCTGACGTCGTACGTGCCGCTGGTCGTCGCCGGGGTGGCGGTCGGCGGGCTCGGTTCCGGTACGGCGACGGCGGTCGCCGCGGCGGGCATCGCGGCGCAGCGGGATCCGCACCGGGCGTCGTCGCTGGGGCTGCTGGCGGTGTCGGCGACCGCGGGGGCGCTGTATCTGACGCTTCCGCGGCTCGGGGGCGGGCATGTGCTGCCGTTCGTGGCGCTGGCCGCCGCGGCGGTGGTGGTGTGGCCGGCGACAGGGCGACTGGACGGTGCCGGTGGTGCCGGTGGCTCCGCCGCCGTGCCGGTCGCCGCCGCCGTACGGGCGCCGCTGCCGCGCCGGCGCACGGGCGCCGTGCTCGCGGCCGCGATGTTCTGCTGGTCGATGGCGCAGAACGCCCTGTGGGGCGTGAGCGGGCGGATCGGCACCACCCAGGCCGGACTGAGCGAGGTCACCGTCGGCGCCGTCTTCGCCGTGGGCCTGGGCGCCGGGCTCGCAGGCGTGATCGGCGCGGGTGCGCTCGGCGCGCGGCTGGGGCGGGCGGTGCCGATCGGGGCCGGTACCGCGCTGATCGGCGGCTGCATCGTGGTGAGTTCGTCGGCGCGGGGTCTGGTGGACTTCGCGGTCGGCGAGGTGCTCTGGAACCTCTTCTACCCGGTGGTCCTCTCCTATCTGATCGGCCTGGCCGCGTCGCTGGACCCGCGCGGGCGATGGGCCGTGCTGGTGGGCTCCGCGTCGTCGCTGGGCGTGGCGTGCGGGCCGGTGACGGGGAGTCTCCTGTCGGAGCACGCGGGGTACCCGGGGATGGGGCTCGTGCTCTGCGGGCTGCTGCTGGTCGTGGCGGCGCCGATGACCGCGGTCGCCCTGCACACCTCCGGCCGCCCCCTGGTCCCGGGTGCGGTCCGCCGCCGCGGCGGCAACCCCGCGGCGGTCGTCGCGGGCGCGGCGCCCTCGGGCACCCGCGTCCCGCAGATCGGCGCACCCGAGCAACAGGTGGCAGAGATCCCGCCCCCGCTGCGTCCGCGCCGCCGCGCCGTCCGCGACCGCGCGTCGAAGGCCCTCGCGTCCTGA
- the ybeY gene encoding rRNA maturation RNase YbeY: protein MSIDVNNESGTEVDEQAILDIARYALARMRIHPLSELSVIVVDTDAMEQLHIQWMDLPGPTDVMSFPMDELRPPAKDEEEPPQGLLGDIVLCPEVAAKQGEEAPTQHSMDEELQLLTVHGVLHLLGYDHEEPDERAEMFGLQAAIVDGWRSEKGLTGPSPAPTVS from the coding sequence ATGTCGATCGACGTCAACAACGAGTCCGGCACCGAGGTCGACGAGCAGGCGATCCTCGACATCGCCCGGTACGCGCTCGCGCGGATGCGTATCCACCCGCTCTCCGAGCTCTCCGTGATCGTCGTGGACACCGACGCCATGGAGCAGCTCCACATCCAGTGGATGGACCTGCCGGGTCCGACGGACGTGATGTCCTTCCCGATGGACGAGCTGCGCCCGCCGGCCAAGGACGAGGAGGAGCCCCCGCAGGGGCTCCTCGGCGACATCGTGCTCTGCCCCGAGGTCGCCGCCAAGCAGGGCGAGGAGGCGCCGACCCAGCACTCCATGGACGAGGAGCTCCAGCTCCTCACCGTCCACGGTGTGCTGCACCTGCTCGGCTACGACCACGAGGAGCCCGACGAGCGCGCCGAGATGTTCGGCCTGCAGGCGGCGATCGTCGACGGCTGGCGCTCGGAGAAGGGCCTGACCGGCCCCTCTCCCGCGCCGACCGTCTCATGA
- the hrcA gene encoding heat-inducible transcriptional repressor HrcA produces MLSERRLEVLRAIVQDYVGTEEPVGSKALTERHNLGVSPATVRNDMAVLEEEGFIAQPHTSAGRIPTDKGYRLFVDRLAGVKPLSSPERRAIQNFLDGAVDLDDVVARTVRLLAQLTRQVAVVQYPSLTRSTVRHVELLALAPARLMLVLITDTGRVEQRHVDCPAPFGESSLADLRARLNSRVVGRRFADVPQLVQDLPESFDLDDRGTVSTVLSTLLETLVEETEERLMIGGTANLTRFGHDFPLTIRPVLEALEEQVVLLKLLGNAKESGMTVRIGHENAHEGLNSTSVVAVGYGSGDEAVAKLGVVGPTRMDYPGTMGAVRAVARYVGQILAES; encoded by the coding sequence ATGCTCAGCGAACGCAGACTCGAGGTGCTGCGCGCCATCGTCCAGGACTACGTCGGGACGGAGGAGCCCGTCGGCTCCAAGGCCCTCACCGAGCGGCACAACCTGGGTGTCTCGCCGGCCACCGTGCGCAACGACATGGCGGTGCTGGAGGAGGAAGGGTTCATCGCCCAGCCCCACACCAGCGCCGGCCGGATCCCGACGGACAAGGGCTACCGGCTGTTCGTGGACAGACTGGCGGGCGTCAAACCGCTGTCGTCCCCCGAGCGGCGGGCGATCCAGAACTTCCTCGACGGGGCCGTCGACCTCGACGACGTCGTGGCCCGCACGGTCCGGCTGCTGGCGCAGCTGACCCGGCAGGTCGCCGTCGTGCAGTACCCGTCGCTGACCCGCTCCACCGTCCGTCATGTGGAGCTGCTGGCGCTGGCGCCCGCGCGCCTGATGCTGGTGCTGATCACGGACACGGGCCGGGTCGAGCAGCGGCACGTGGACTGCCCGGCTCCGTTCGGCGAGAGCTCGCTGGCGGATCTGCGGGCCCGGCTGAACAGCCGGGTGGTGGGCCGCCGCTTCGCGGACGTCCCGCAGCTGGTGCAGGACCTGCCCGAGTCGTTCGACCTGGACGACCGTGGCACCGTCTCGACCGTGCTCTCGACCCTCCTCGAAACCCTCGTGGAGGAGACCGAGGAACGGCTGATGATCGGCGGCACGGCCAATCTGACGCGCTTCGGCCATGACTTCCCGCTCACCATCCGGCCCGTGCTGGAGGCGCTGGAGGAGCAGGTCGTGCTGCTGAAGCTGCTCGGCAATGCCAAGGAGTCGGGCATGACCGTACGGATCGGGCACGAGAACGCCCATGAGGGCCTCAACTCCACGTCCGTCGTCGCGGTCGGCTACGGTTCGGGCGACGAAGCAGTCGCGAAACTCGGCGTGGTCGGACCGACCCGCATGGACTACCCCGGAACGATGGGAGCGGTACGCGCAGTGGCACGTTACGTCGGACAGATCCTGGCGGAGTCGTAA
- a CDS encoding histidine triad nucleotide-binding protein codes for MAGEPQADCLFCKIVAGEVPATVVRESETTVAFRDINPQAPTHVLVIPKAHYPDAASLAAAEPTVVADILREAAEVAAEDKVDTSGFRVVFNTGSGAGQTVFHAHLHVLGGRGFNWPPG; via the coding sequence ATGGCGGGAGAACCGCAGGCCGACTGCCTGTTCTGCAAGATCGTCGCGGGGGAGGTGCCCGCCACCGTCGTCCGCGAGTCCGAGACGACCGTCGCCTTCCGCGACATCAATCCGCAGGCGCCGACCCATGTGCTCGTCATCCCGAAGGCGCACTACCCGGACGCGGCCAGCCTCGCCGCGGCCGAGCCCACGGTCGTCGCCGACATACTGCGCGAGGCGGCCGAGGTCGCGGCCGAGGACAAGGTGGACACCTCCGGCTTCCGTGTCGTCTTCAACACCGGTTCGGGCGCGGGCCAGACCGTCTTCCACGCACACCTCCACGTCCTCGGGGGCCGCGGCTTCAACTGGCCGCCCGGCTAG
- a CDS encoding PhoH family protein, whose product MTQTPTAQTSAPGQARAQFTVPAKHPMVTVLGSGDALLRVIEKAFPAADIHVRGNEVSAVGDAREVALIQRLFDEMMLVLRTGQPMTEDAVERSIAMLRASENGNGPEETPAEVLTQNILSSRGRTIRPKTLNQKRYVDAIDKHTVVFGIGPAGTGKTYLAMAKAVQALQSKQVNRIILTRPAVEAGERLGFLPGTLYEKIDPYLRPLYDALHDMIDPDSIPRLMAAGTIEVAPLAYMRGRTLNDAFIILDEAQNTNPEQMKMFLTRLGFESKIVITGDITQVDLPGGTKSGLRQVREILDGVPDVHFSMLTSQDVVRHKLVGRIVDAYEQYDNRNGK is encoded by the coding sequence ATGACTCAGACACCCACAGCCCAGACCTCCGCGCCGGGGCAGGCACGAGCCCAGTTCACCGTCCCCGCCAAGCATCCGATGGTAACCGTTCTCGGTTCGGGTGACGCCCTGCTGCGCGTGATCGAAAAGGCCTTCCCGGCGGCCGACATCCATGTCCGGGGCAATGAGGTCAGCGCCGTCGGCGACGCGCGGGAAGTCGCTCTGATCCAGCGCCTGTTCGACGAGATGATGCTGGTGCTCCGCACCGGGCAGCCGATGACGGAGGACGCAGTGGAACGCTCGATCGCCATGCTCAGGGCGAGCGAGAACGGCAACGGACCGGAAGAGACCCCGGCCGAAGTCCTCACGCAGAACATCCTGTCCAGCCGCGGCCGCACCATCCGCCCCAAGACCCTCAACCAGAAGCGCTATGTCGACGCCATCGACAAGCACACGGTCGTCTTCGGCATCGGCCCCGCCGGTACGGGCAAGACGTATCTGGCCATGGCCAAGGCCGTCCAGGCGCTCCAGTCCAAGCAGGTCAACCGGATCATCCTGACCCGGCCGGCCGTCGAGGCGGGCGAGCGGCTCGGCTTCCTGCCCGGCACGCTCTACGAGAAGATCGACCCGTATCTGCGACCGCTCTACGACGCGCTGCACGACATGATCGACCCGGACTCGATCCCGCGCCTGATGGCCGCGGGCACGATCGAGGTCGCCCCGCTCGCGTACATGCGCGGCCGCACGCTCAACGACGCGTTCATCATCCTCGACGAGGCGCAGAACACGAATCCGGAACAGATGAAGATGTTCCTGACGCGGCTCGGCTTCGAATCGAAGATCGTCATCACCGGTGACATCACCCAGGTCGACCTGCCCGGCGGGACCAAGAGCGGTCTGCGTCAGGTCCGGGAGATCCTGGACGGCGTCCCGGACGTGCACTTCTCCATGCTGACGTCGCAGGATGTCGTCCGGCACAAGCTCGTCGGCCGTATCGTCGACGCGTACGAGCAGTACGACAACCGAAACGGGAAGTAG
- a CDS encoding adenosine deaminase, whose protein sequence is MPLPKAELHLHIEGTLEPELAFALAERNAVRLPYADAEDLRKAYLFSDLQSFLDLYYGLMAVLRTAEDFTELADAYLARAAAQGVRHAEIFFDPQAHTARDVPIGTVVEGLAHALDRGEERHGVSTQLIMCFLRDQPAESAMATLDAAKPYLHHISGVGLDSAEVGHPPAKFREVYAAAESLGLRKVAHAGEEGPPAYIAEALDVLGVERIDHGLRAMEDPDLVDRLVRRQIPLTLCPLSNVRLRAVDTLEDHPLRAMMDAGLLVTVNSDDPAYFGGYVGDTFHAVREALSLSHDQLRTLARNSFQAAFLDHDEPRRERYLAEVESYTFD, encoded by the coding sequence ATGCCCCTTCCCAAGGCCGAACTCCACCTCCACATCGAGGGCACCCTCGAACCCGAACTCGCCTTCGCCCTCGCCGAGCGCAACGCGGTCCGGTTGCCGTACGCCGACGCCGAGGACCTGCGCAAGGCGTACCTCTTCAGCGATCTCCAGTCCTTCCTGGACCTGTACTACGGACTGATGGCGGTCCTGCGCACCGCCGAGGACTTCACCGAACTCGCCGACGCCTATCTCGCGCGGGCGGCGGCGCAGGGCGTACGGCACGCCGAGATCTTCTTCGACCCGCAGGCGCACACCGCCCGGGACGTCCCCATCGGCACCGTGGTCGAGGGGCTCGCTCACGCGCTCGACCGCGGCGAGGAGCGGCACGGCGTCTCCACGCAACTGATCATGTGCTTCCTGCGGGACCAGCCGGCCGAGTCGGCGATGGCCACGCTCGACGCCGCGAAGCCGTACCTCCACCACATCAGCGGGGTCGGCCTCGACTCGGCCGAGGTGGGCCACCCGCCGGCGAAGTTCCGCGAGGTGTACGCCGCGGCCGAGTCCCTGGGCCTGCGCAAGGTCGCCCACGCGGGCGAGGAGGGCCCGCCCGCGTACATCGCGGAGGCCCTGGACGTGCTCGGCGTCGAACGCATCGACCACGGCCTGCGCGCGATGGAGGACCCGGACCTGGTGGACCGGCTCGTGCGCCGGCAGATCCCGCTCACGCTGTGCCCGCTGTCGAACGTCCGCCTGCGCGCCGTGGACACGCTGGAGGACCACCCCCTGCGGGCGATGATGGACGCCGGGCTGCTGGTGACCGTGAACTCCGACGACCCGGCCTACTTCGGCGGCTACGTCGGCGACACCTTCCACGCGGTCCGCGAGGCACTCTCCCTCAGCCACGACCAGCTCCGCACCCTGGCGCGCAACTCCTTCCAGGCGGCCTTCCTCGACCACGACGAACCCCGCCGCGAGCGCTACCTCGCCGAGGTGGAGTCCTACACCTTCGACTGA
- a CDS encoding ribonuclease Z: MSVRELVVLGTASQVPTRHRNHNGYLLRWDGEGILFDPGEGTQRQMLRAGVAAHDIDRICVTHFHGDHSLGLAGVIQRINLDQVPHPVTAHYPKSGQRFFDRLRYATAYRETVPLTEAPVAGGGGVLAATPAYTLEARRLSHPVESYGYRLTEPDGRRMLPDRLAAHGIKGPDVGRVQREGALGGITLDEVSEVRRGQRFAFVMDTRLCEGAYELADGCDMLVIESTFLDEDHRLATDHGHLTAGQAARVARDAGVRHLVLTHFSQRYTEPGEFERQARRAGFDGELSVAQDLVRVPVPKREL, encoded by the coding sequence ATGTCCGTACGTGAACTCGTCGTCCTCGGCACCGCCAGCCAGGTCCCCACCCGGCACCGCAACCACAACGGCTATCTGCTGCGCTGGGACGGCGAGGGCATTCTCTTCGACCCGGGCGAGGGCACCCAGCGGCAGATGCTGCGCGCGGGCGTCGCCGCGCACGACATCGACCGGATCTGCGTCACGCACTTCCACGGCGACCACTCGCTCGGCCTCGCCGGGGTGATCCAGCGCATCAACCTCGACCAGGTTCCGCACCCGGTCACCGCGCACTACCCGAAGAGCGGGCAGCGCTTCTTCGACCGCCTGCGGTACGCCACCGCCTACCGCGAAACGGTCCCGCTCACCGAGGCGCCCGTCGCCGGCGGCGGGGGCGTGCTCGCCGCCACCCCCGCGTACACGCTCGAAGCGCGCCGGCTCTCCCACCCCGTCGAGTCGTACGGCTACCGGCTCACCGAGCCCGACGGCCGCCGCATGCTGCCCGACCGTCTCGCCGCACACGGCATCAAGGGGCCCGACGTGGGCCGTGTCCAGCGCGAGGGCGCCCTCGGCGGGATCACGCTCGACGAGGTCAGCGAGGTGCGGCGCGGACAGCGTTTCGCGTTCGTCATGGACACACGGCTGTGCGAGGGTGCCTACGAACTCGCCGACGGCTGCGACATGCTGGTCATCGAGTCGACCTTCCTCGACGAGGACCACCGGCTCGCCACCGACCACGGTCACCTCACCGCCGGGCAGGCGGCACGGGTGGCGCGCGACGCGGGCGTACGGCACCTCGTCCTCACCCACTTCTCCCAGCGCTACACCGAACCCGGGGAGTTCGAGCGGCAGGCCCGCAGGGCCGGCTTCGACGGTGAACTCTCCGTGGCCCAGGACCTCGTGCGGGTCCCCGTACCCAAACGCGAACTCTGA
- a CDS encoding nitronate monooxygenase: MSSALTELCRYPIVQAPMAGGASCPQLAAAVSEAGGLGFLAAGYKTADGMYQEIKQLRGFTARPFGVNLFMPQPQYADAAAVDVYRHQLAGEAAWYDTPLGDPEAGRDDGYEAKLAILRDDPVPLVSFTFGCPAKQTLDALKRAGTLTVVTVTTPDEAQAAQHAGADAVCVQGVEAGGHQGTHRDDPAAGSGTGLLTLIPQIRETVQLPVIAAGGIMRGSQIAAVLSAGAGSAQLGTAFLVCPESGANALHKQAMTNPVFNRTELTRAFSGRPARGLVNRFMREHGRYAPAAYPEVHHLTSGLRKAAAAAGDPQGMALWAGQGHRMARDLPAAQLVEVLAAELSAASAALALRSAS, from the coding sequence ATGTCCTCCGCGCTGACCGAGCTCTGCCGTTACCCGATCGTGCAGGCCCCCATGGCCGGCGGCGCCTCCTGTCCGCAGCTCGCCGCGGCTGTCTCGGAGGCCGGCGGGCTGGGGTTCCTGGCGGCTGGGTACAAGACCGCCGACGGGATGTACCAGGAGATCAAGCAGCTGCGCGGGTTCACCGCGCGCCCCTTCGGCGTCAACCTCTTCATGCCGCAGCCGCAGTACGCCGACGCGGCCGCCGTCGACGTGTACCGGCACCAGCTCGCGGGCGAGGCTGCCTGGTACGACACCCCGCTCGGCGACCCCGAGGCCGGCCGGGACGACGGCTACGAGGCCAAGCTGGCGATCCTGCGCGACGACCCCGTACCGCTGGTGTCGTTCACGTTCGGCTGCCCCGCCAAGCAGACCCTGGACGCCCTCAAGCGCGCCGGAACGCTCACCGTCGTCACCGTCACCACCCCCGACGAGGCCCAGGCCGCCCAGCACGCCGGCGCCGACGCCGTCTGCGTGCAGGGCGTCGAGGCCGGCGGCCACCAGGGCACGCACCGCGACGACCCCGCCGCGGGCTCCGGCACCGGGCTGCTCACCCTGATCCCGCAGATCCGCGAGACCGTGCAGCTGCCGGTCATCGCCGCCGGCGGCATCATGCGCGGCAGCCAGATCGCCGCCGTGCTCTCCGCAGGTGCCGGCTCCGCCCAGCTCGGCACGGCCTTCCTCGTCTGCCCCGAGTCCGGTGCGAACGCCCTCCACAAGCAGGCCATGACCAACCCGGTGTTCAACAGGACCGAGCTCACCCGGGCCTTCTCCGGCCGCCCGGCCCGCGGGCTCGTCAACCGGTTCATGCGCGAGCACGGGCGGTACGCCCCCGCCGCCTACCCCGAGGTCCACCACCTCACCTCCGGCCTGCGCAAGGCGGCCGCCGCCGCGGGCGACCCGCAGGGCATGGCCCTCTGGGCCGGCCAGGGCCACCGCATGGCCCGCGACCTGCCCGCCGCCCAGCTCGTCGAGGTGCTCGCCGCCGAGCTGAGCGCCGCGAGCGCCGCCCTCGCCCTGCGGAGTGCCTCGTGA